CCCTGGACAAATACGTGCCGGACGGCGATTATGTGGTCATCAAATTTGCGCGCTGGGCATTTGAGAAATTCAAGGGCGTCGAGGACAAGCTCGGCACACAGATGCGTGCTGTCGGCGAAGTCATGAGCATCGGCAAAACCTACAAGGAAGCCTTCCAGAAAGCCATCCGCAGTCTGGAGACCGGACGCTACGGTCTGGGACATGTGAAAAACTTCGACCAGTTGAGCAAAGATGAGCTGTTAAAGCTTCTGATCACTCCATCCAGCGAGCGTCATTTCATTATGTACGAAGCGCTGCGCAAGGGCGCCACTACCGAAGAAATCTATGAGCTTACGAAAGTAAAAGCTTATTTCATCGACCAGATGCGCGAGCTTGTCGAGGAGGAAGAACAGATTCTGACATATAAAGGCTCCATGCTGCCCGACGAGCTGCTGATTACCGCAAAGAAGGATGGCTTTTCCGACAAATATTTAAGCCAGCTTCTGGAAGTTCCGGAGGAGGATATCCGCAGCCGCCGCATCAGCCTCGGCGCAGAGGAAGCGTGGGAGGGCGTACATGTAAGCGGCACGCAGGACAGTGCTTACTACTACTCCACCTACAATGCGCCGGATAAAAATCCGGTGAACGAAGACAAGCCAAAGATTATGATTCTCGGCGGCGGACCGAACCGCATCGGACAGGGCATCGAATTTGACTACTGCTGCGTTCACGCGGCGCTGGCGCTGAAAAAGCTCGGCTTTGAGACGATCATCGTAAACTGCAACCCGGAAACGGTTTCCACGGATTACGATACCTCCGACAAGCTTTACTTCGAGCCGCTCACACTGGAGGACGTGCTCAGTATATATAAGAAAGAAAAGCCGCTCGGCGTCATCGCGCAGTTTGGCGGACAGACGCCGCTCAATCTCGCCGCTGACCTGGAGAAAAACGGCGTGAAGATTCTCGGCACCTCTCCGTCCGTCATCGACCTGGCAGAGGACCGTGACCAGTTCCGCGAAATGATGGAAAAACTGGAAATCCCGATGCCGGAATCCGGCATGGCAGTCAATGTAGAAGAGGCTCTGTCGATTGCAAAACAGATCGGCTATCCGGTGATGGTGCGTCCTTCCTACGTACTCGGCGGACGCGGCATGGAAGTCGTTTACGACGACGAAAGCATGACCGAATACATGAAAGCGGCTGTCGGCGTGACGCCGGACCGTCCGATTCTGATCGACCGTTTCCTCAATCACGCAACCGAGTGCGAAGCGGATGCTATCAGCGACGGCACGCACGCTTTCGTTCCGGCGGTCATGGAGCACATTGAGCTTGCCGGCGTACATTCCGGCGACTCCGCCTGCATTATTCCGTCTGTGCATATCTCTGCGGAAAATGTGGAAACGATCAAAGAATATACCCGGAAAATTGCCGAGGAAATGCACGTAAAGGGTCTGATGAACATGCAGTACGCTATCGAAAAGGGCAAAGTGTATGTGCTGGAGGCAAATCCGCGTGCATCCCGCACGGTACCGCTGGTATCGAAGGTCTGCAACATCCGCATGGTGCCGATCGCAACCGACATCATCACCTCGGAGCTGACCGGACGTCCCTCGCCCGTGCCTTCCCTGAAGGAACAGGAGATCCCGAACTACGGCGTGAAGGAAGCGGTGTTCCCGTTCAATATGTTCCAGGAGGTCGATCCGATCCTCGGACCGGAAATGCGCTCCACCGGCGAAGTGCTTGGTCTTTCCCGCTCCTACGGCGAAGCATTTTATAAGGCGCAGGAAGCCGCGCAGCAGAAGCTCCCGCTGGAGGGTACCGTGCTGATTTCCGTCAACCGCAAGGATAAAGCGGAGGTCGTGGAGGTTGCCCGCATGTTCGCGGACAACGGCTTTACCATCGTTGCCACCGGAACCACCTGCGACTTAATCACGGAAGCCGGCATTCCCGCCACAAAGGTGAAAAAGCTGTACGAAGGACGCCCGAACGTGCTGGATATGATTACAAACGGCAAGATTGATTTGATTATCAACTCCCCGGTCGGCAAGGATTCCGTACACGACGACAGCTATCTGCGAAAGGCGGCGATCAAGGCAAAGATTCCGTACATGACCACCATCGCGGCGGCAAAAGCAACCGCAAGCGGTATTCACTATCTGAAAACCCACAAGAGCAGCGAGGTGAAATCCCTGCAGGAGCTGCACAGTGAGATTCACGACAAGGCATAGCCGGATGCAGACAACATATTAACAGAAATTACACATTGGCGGCAGGAAATATCGTTTTCCTGCCGCCAGTTTAATAATAAGGTTATTGCATTGTTTCTGTATATAGAATAAAATAGAAATAGCAGATTTTCGTGAAAAATTTCCACAAGGAGGACTCTTATGCAGCACCACAATCCATTATTACGCGACAATGACAGCGAAAACAAATTTATCACCATCGGGGAAATCATGCTCCGGCTGACGCCGCCAAACTATGAAAAAATCCGTATGGCTTCCAGCTTTGAGGCAAGCTACGGCGGCAGCGAGGCAAATATCGCGCTGGCTCTTGCCAATCTGGGCGTGGACAGCACTTTTTTCAGCGTTGTCCCGAACAACAGCCTCGGCAAAAGCGCCATCCGTATGCTGCGCAGCAACGACGTGCACTGCACGCCGGTCATTTTAAGTACGCCGGAGCAGACGCCGACACATCGGCTTGGCAGCTATTATCTGGAGACCGGCTACGGAATCCGCGCAAGCAAGGTTATTTACGACCGCAAGAACAGCGCCATCACAGAATTTGATTTTGATACGATTGACCTTGCCGAGCTTCTGGATGGCTTTACCTGGCTCCATTTAAGTGGCATCACTCCGGCGCTTGCACCGAACTGCCGCAAACTGATTATGGACTGTCTGAAGGTTGCCAAAGAAAAAGGCATCACCGTCAGCTTCGACGGCAACTTCCGCAGCAAGCTCTGGACCTGGGAGGAAGCCCGCGACTACTGCACCGAATGTCTCCCCTATATCGACGTCCTTCTCGGCATCGAGCCATATCATCTGTGGCGCGACGAAAACGACCACAGTAAAGGCGATGTTAAAGACGGTGTTCCGCTGCAGCCGAGCTACGAGCAGCAGGATGAGATTTTCCAGAAATTCATCGAGAGCTACCCGAATCTTAAATGCATCGCCCGCCATGTGCGCTATGCACACAGCGGAAGTGAAAACAGCTTAAAGGCGTTTATGTGGTACGAGGGGCATACCTTCGAGAGTAAGCTCTTCACCTTCAATATTCTCGACCGCGTGGGCGGCGGCGACGCCTTTGCCAGCGGTCTGATCTACGCCATGATGCACGACTACAAACCAATGGATATGGTAAACTTCGCCGTAGCCAGCAGCGCCATCAAGCACACCATCCGGGGTGATGCAAATATTACAGATGATGTTTCCACCATCCGCAACCTGATGAACATGAACTACGATATTAAGAGATAATATCCGGCCCGGTCTCAAAAGATCAGGCAGCCAACATGATACGTAGCCGCTGCAAGGATCAGTGACACAATTCTCATTCGCGAAGCGAATTTTAAATGGATTTGCGAAGGCTACCGCGAACAGAGTGAACAGTAAGTATTCACAAAAAACTCACAAAAAATACACCAATTTTGCACCGGATAGCATATTGAAATCCTTATCCGCATATGCTATAATGCCAGTAGGCAAAAAGATAACACAAGTCCATTGTGGACGACAACGAAAAGCCCCAGTGTTCCAGCACCGGGGCTTTTCTATTCCCTATTTTGGAATGGCAGGGCTTAGGACCATAGGCTAGTTACCGACTATTCATCGCCGTCTAACCATTTGATGATGTAATGGCAAATTACACCAGCCGCGGCGGCGTCTCAAAAAAGCAGGCAGCCAACATGATAAGCGACCGCCGCAAGGCTTTCGCCTGCAGATACAGAATCCGGAGATTCCACACTTGGTTCAATCATTCTTCCGATCCGGTACAGGACGCTCCGCGAAAGCTTTCCATCCGCTGTGTAGGAAAGCGCCCACATGATCACAAACACAACGATCACAATGCGGATCGCCCGTTTAAATGCTGCTGCCATCCTCTGGTCCCATGTGTCAAGCACACGCACACCGGTCGCACTGGCAATATTGCAGCCAAAACTCACAAGGAACGGCATGACCGCTTTTCCGTGAAGTCCAAGATGCCGCATAGTTCCATCAAACACATAGGAGATGCGGACCATATAGCCGATTTCTTCCTCAGAATTTGCTGCAAGGCTGTATGTGCCGGGAAGGTCTGCCACCTTATATGTATTTTCCCCATGCCGGAAGGTGCCTGTATTTTGCTCCATGATTTCGCATCCATTCCGGCCTTCTGCCTGTTTTTCTTGACAGTTCTCTGTTTCCATGATAACCTGTACTTCACATTTGGATTATACAGACGGGCAGGCAAAAGAGCCCTTTTTAAAACTATGAGGATTATCGAAAAATCTGGATACCATCTCAGAAGGGAGCAATTGATATGGAGCTTCTCACAACAATTATCGTCACCTTTTTTGCAGGCATGGGCGCCGGACTTGGCACCGGCTTTGCCGGCATGAGCGCCGCTGCAGTTATCAGTCCCATGCTGATTACCTTTCTCGGCATGGATTCCTATATGGCGGTGGGCATTGCCCTGTCCTCCGATGTGCTCGCAAGCGCCGTCTCGGCATACACCTATGGAAAAAATAAAAATCTCGACATTAAAAACGGTCTGATTATGATGGTAAGCGTGCTCATTTTCACCGTCGTCGGGAGCTACGTTGCCAGTCTGGTCCCGCCAGCCACAATGGGCAATTTTTCCGTATTCATGACGCTCCTGCTCGGCATCAAATTTATTGTAAAGCCGGTTATGACCACAAAAGAAGCCATGCAGAATGTATCGGCCAGAAAAAGAGCCGTCCAGTCCATCATCTGCGGTATCCTGATTGGCTTTATCTGCGGTTTCATCGGCGCCGGCGGCGGAATGATGATGCTCCTTATTCTGACAACGGTTCTCGGATATGAACTGAAAACCGCGGTTGGCACCAGCGTATTCATCATGACCTTTACCGCACTGACCGGCGCAGTCTCTCACTTTACGATCGGAGGAGCTCCCGACTGGACAGTCTGGATACTTTGTGTTGTATTCACGCTTCTCTGGGCAAGAATCGCCGCCGTATTTGCTAATAAAGCTGAACCAAAAACGCTCAACCGGGCGACTGGAATTGTTCTTGTGATATTGGGAGCGGTTATCCTGCTTTTTCCCGGCTGATGCTCCGCCTGTAGATGATACTTATTTCTGATGCCACATGATGTTGCCCGACAAATGATTCCCCCGGACATCACAAAACATGTTTTTATGTCCATTTGTCCTCTGGCTCATCACATAAATTTTACATGAATTGGAGATTACTATGAAACAGAATTTTAAGCTCACTGTCACTTACGACGGCACACGCTATCATGGCTGGGAAGCAAAGCCAGGCATTGAAATGACTATTCAGGGAAAACTGGAAGCTGTACTGACAAAAATGCTGGCGTTTCCGGATGACGTCCCGGTTCAAAGTCTTATAGCCCCCGCTGCCAGCGTGGTATCCTGCAATCCGGGCGCAGCGGACGGGATGCCCGGTTGCCCGGTGCCGGTCAAAGTTATCGGAGCCGGCCGGACAGACGCCGGCGTACATGCGAGGGAAATGACGGCAAATGTTCATCTGGACACCGCCATGCTCCCCGGTGATATCCGTGATTATCTGAACCGTTATCTTCCGGAGGATATCTGCGTCAGGGAGGTCTGCATCGTATCGGACCGTTTCCACAGCAGATATAATGCCACCGGAAAAACATACCGCTATACCTGCTTTACCGGCCCCCTGAAGCCGGTATTTGACCGGAAATATGTATACGTACTGGATAAGACCCCGGATATAGCTGCAATGAAAAAAGCCGCCGGATATCTCTGCGGCACACATGATTTTGCAAGCTTTTGTGGAAATCCGAAAATGAAAAAATCAACAGTGCGAACGATTGATTCCATTGAAATCACACAAAATAATTCCTACCTGTATTTTATGTATCATGGCAACGGCTTTCTGCAGCATATGGTGCGCATTCTCACCGGCACCCTGCTGGAGACAGGCTACGGAAGGCGCTCTCCCGAAAGTATGCCGGAGCTTCTCGCCGCCAGGAAAAGAGCTCTGGCAGGTTTTCTGGCTCCTGCCCAGGGACTTTGCCTGATGAAAGTGGATTACGGAAGCTGATGCGGCACCCCGGCGTCATCCCCGCCCCTCTCCAGAGCACAGTCCGTACACTGAAGCCTGCCGTGCCGCTTAATGCTTTATCCCGCTAAGTCCTTTGATATCCGGCTTCTGGTCTGCGTGCGTATAATTCTTCATTTCCGTTTTGAGCTGCTCATTTATGTCATTATAATAAGAAATCTGTTTCGATTTCAGCGTTCCATTCTGTTTGTATTCTTCAAACAGTGTTAAAAATTGCCGGTAATTTTCCTGTGCAGCATCCTTATAATTATTTGATGCATTTGCATGAAGACGTAAAAGCAGCTCCTCCAGGTTTTTATTCTTTTTTCCAAACTGAAACATTGTTTACCTCCTGCTGTTCAGCCAAAACATCACATATCTATATTCCAGCGGAATTAATCCGCTCTCTGATATATTTCTCCGTCTCCTCCAGAATTATTTCTACCCGTTTTTTTGTTTCTGCATCTACAAAACAGGTTCTGTCAAACGGCGCACGGTAATATTTTTCTTCCGTCAGAATCTCCAGGCTCTCTGCAAAATTCATATCATAAAAGAAGCCCAGAAAAGAAACCCATTTGTCCAATCCTGTTTTTCTCTCTTCCTTTTTCACACACTCATGGCGAAGAATACTATTATAGACAGCATCCGTAATTGTCTCCCCCGCCACCTGCTCTTCCGTCTCACCCATTGTATCCACCATATTCTCGCAGGCAAATACACGGAAGATGTCACATTTGTCGGCGTCCCGAATCAGCCTGCACAAAAACTCTGTGTGACCATCCAGTCCCGGTTCTATCTGGTAGCGGTTGTGATTCCGTATCGCTGTCAGAATCATCTGCTGCTTCGCCTCCGGCAGCTCAGCAAGGAAGCCCTCCTGCTTCAGCACCTCGCATCCCAGCTCCGCATGGTCTACACTCAGATGATCCAGAAAGGTATCATACCGTCTCACCTGCTCAAACCGTCCGATGTCATGAAACACTGCACAGATATGTGCCATTTCACATGTTTCCCCGTCCAGGTGCAGCTTTTTCGTAAGCCGGTCCATTACCTTTGCCACTTCCAGCGTATGTAATATTTTCAGTTCTATCTTTCCATTACTCCGGTCATACCTATCCGTATACTTCAAAAATATTGCTTCTGCATTCATGAATCCTGTTCCTCCATATCATGGTACCTCCGCTATTTCGTCAGCCCCCGTATATATTTCTCCGTTTTTTCCATGATATCCTGCATATTTTTAAGGTCGTTCTGCACATTTCCTGTTTCCAGGGAATGATTTGCCGCCTCATAAGAATAGCATGGGAGTTCCTTTTTCCGGCAGCCCTGCTGAATAATCTCCGCGTCTGCCCACGGGTCCGCAGTACCATGAAAAACAATTCCATTTTGCATCACAGGCAGCGATGCCTCCACCGGTGTATAGAATATGTGATGTGCACGTATCCCATACTTTGCATCATAAGCTCCCGCGACTGCAGTTCCTATACTTTTTGAAACAAACAGTACCGTTTCATACCTGTTAAATGTCACATGCTCCAGCACCTGTTCAGCCTGCATGAGCGCGTTTTCAAATGCCTCGCGCATTTTTTCTTCCGAGCCTCTGATATCCCGCCGAAATCCTTCGTAGGAAACCTCTGTAATCTCAAACCCATATCCTGCTGCAAGCTTTCTGCTGTAATACAGCAGCGGTTTGTCACAATGATAGCCAATTCCCGGAAAAAACACCGCCAGTCTCATTTATTCTTACCTCCCTGATTGCTGCCTGCCTCTTTATCCGCAGATTTTAAAAAAGTGTAAACCTCCGTCGTAGAAAGTTCCGGTGAAAAACAATACCCCAGTCCGCAAAACGCTTTCATCTGTTCCGGATTTTCCACCCGGTTTTCCGCCATATAGCGCACCATTTCTCCCCGCGCCATTTTCGCGATTGTTCCTTTCTGCACAACTCTGCCATTCTGCATTTCTCCAAAGATGCAGGTGAGAAACCGGTCCTCCGGCTGCAAATATCTCTCAATAATTTTCGCATATTCTCTGGATGCCAGATTGATAATTATCCTGCTTTCATCCAGAACCGCCCGGTATAGCCGCTCTGCCCAGAAGTCATATAAACTTTCTGTACCATTTACAGTTGCCTTTGCCTGCATTTCCAAACGGTATGGAACCACCCCGTCCATTGGTTTCAGTACCCCATAAAATCCGGACAAAATTCTCAGATTCTCCTGTATATAATCCAGTTCTCCATCCGAAAAAACTGTCGGAGCCATATACTGGTACTGTATCCCTTCATAAGAAAGAATCGCCGGTGTCAGATTCCGTTCCAGGTCCATTTCCCGCAGACGTTCGTAATTCAGACCGGCAATCCCGTCATTACATCCCCAGAGCTTCTTTGCCTCATCATATGTGAGTTTCTGCAGCCAGTGCATAATTTCTGTCGTTTCTTTTATAAATTCCGGCAATGTGTGTCCTTCCAGCGTATCCGTATCCACTCGCATCTTCTTCGCCGGTGAAATAATTATTTTCATATGTTGCTTTCCTCATTCTGCAGATGCGCTGTCCTCACGGAACAGATAATAAAACGCCTCTGCCTCATCCTCCGTAGTTTTCCACACAAAGCGCTTTAAATCAACTTTATATCCACTTTCTGTCCGCTCTGCTTCCACACCTTCCATTTCCAGCAGCTTTTTCTGCGTATCGGGTGCCTCAAAATATCCTGCCCCGCTCAAAAGTCCCTTACTGTTTACGATGCGATGCGCCGGTACCTCCCCTGCCAGCCCCATCCGCAGCGCATATCCCACCTGCCTGCTGTTTTTCGGTTTTCCGCAAAGCAATGCAAGCTGACCATAAGTAGCCACTGTTCCATATGGAATCTGGTTACATACAATATGAAGACGTTCGTAAAAATTCATCTCCGGATTCACTCCCGTTTTCCGCTGTTTACCACATAAATTCCCACGCACACAAGCACAAGCGAGATAACGCTCACCCACCCCGCTGCCTGTTCACGCTCGCCAAGCAGCAGCGCTGAAAGAATAACTCCAAATACCGGATTCATAAACCCGAATACCGTCACTTTTGATACCGGGTTGTATTTCAGCAAAATACCCCACAAAGAATATGCGACTGCCGAAAGCATTGCCAGATACAGAAGCATTCCGGCTCCCTGCAGCGATATTGTCCGGATTTCTCCGCCAGCCAGTATCCCGGCGGCAATCATAAGGGCTCCGCCAATCACAAACTGATATCCGCTCAGCATAACCGGATTATGCTTTACAGAAAAACGCTTTAAAAATACAGATGAAAAGGCATAGGCAACCGTAGAAAGAAGAATAAATCCCTCTCCCTGAAAGCTCATTTCCAGATTCAGACCGCTTAAATTTATCAGAATTACGCCCGCAAAGCCAATAACACAGCCTGCCATTTTTCTTATCGTCAGTTTTTCCTGCCGGAACAGGATACTTGCTATCAGAATCGCCACAAAAACGTTCACTGCCTCAATAATAGATGCTTTCACTCCGCTTGTGTGCGCAAGTCCGATATAGAAAAACAAATACTGTATCACCGTCTGCAGCATACTTAAAACAAGTATCGGTCCTGCGGCGTCTTTCGTCGGACGGAGTATCCTCTTTTCCGGTATGCTTCCTAAAAGAATACTGAAAATCCCGGCAAGTGTAAAGCGGCAGCCTGCAAACAAAATCTGCCCTGCCGTATCGGATGCTTCTATTTCAAAAAGCTTATAACCAATTTTGATGCATGGAAATGCACTGCCCCAGAGTGCGCAGCAAAGCAGCGCTCCCGCCCATACGACCCACGTTTTCTGAAGCCACTCTTCCCGTTTTCTCATATTGTTTAACATCTCACAAATCTCCCGTGATTTTTCATTCCTGCAGACTTCTGCAGTCGTACCTACTATAAGTCAATTTCACATAAAATGCAAGTGGCTGTCTGTATACTCCGGCGCCAGTAGTGTCATCCAGAATGTATATTTATCCACCGGCAGGAGATAATAATATTCAAATCCCCCGCAGTCAAACGGTAGCTGCACAGTCATGCAAGGCATATCTGTAGCTTCACAATCATGCAGGGCATATCTGTAACTACACAATCCTGCAGGGCATATTTGTAACTGCACAGTCATGCAGGGTATATCTGTCTCTGCCGCATGACCGGATAGTTACACAAAATTTAAGAAACAGGAAAGGATTGACGACTTTATGGAAAAGAAAGATACCAGAGATACTATCTGTCTGCTAAAAGAATGCAATGCCGGTTCAAAAATGGCAGTATCCTCTATTGAAGATGTGCTTGATAAAGTAAAGGATTCCAACATGAGAAAATTATTATCAGAAAGTAAAAGCCATCACGAAAAATTATGTGATGATATCCACACGCTTCTGGAACAGCATCACAGTGAAGAAAAAGAACCCGGTAATGTAGCCAAAGGCATGGCATGGCTGAAAACCACCATGAAACTCGGCATAGAAGAAGGCGACGCAACTGTTGCCGACCTGATGACCGATGGCTGCAATATGGGAATCAAAACACTCCATAAATACCTGAATCAATATCCGGCTGCCGACCATTCCTCAAAAGATATCTGCAACCGTCTGATTGATATTGAGGAAAAGCTCTGCCGGGATTTAAAAAGCTATCTTTAAAAATTGCAGTAACTACAGCGTATTTGCACGGTCGATTACCTTCTGCCGGAAGTTAATTACCTGGTGCTCATACTCCTCGTCCATAAACTTTGAAGTAATCATAAAATCTGCAGTCGCACGATTATTTGCAATCGGGATGTCATACACCTGCGCAATACGAAGCAGCGCTTTTACATCCGGATCGTGCGGCTGTGCTTCCAGCGGGTCGGAAAAGAAAATTACAAAATCAATATTTCCTTCAACAATCTTTGCGCCTATCTGCTGGTCTCCGCCGAGAGGACCGCTGTTATACCCCTTTACCGGAAGGTCCGTGTACTCGGAAATCATCCGCGCGGTTGTCCCGGTGCCGCAAAGAAAATGATTCTGCAAAATACTCTTATTTTTCTGGCACCACTCAATCAGCTCCATTTTCTTTCCGTCATGCGCAATCAGGGCAATCCGTTTTTTCTTACCTATTGTAAATGTGATATATTCATTATCCATATACATACCTCCTGTAACAAATGTGATTTTTATACCAATGTGCCGTATAATCCGGAAATCCCGAACCATACTGCACATTGCTATTTTACATGATTATCCAGAGAAAAACAACCAATTTTCTGTGAATTCTTTGTAAAATCACACTTTTGTAAATGCTTTCCGGTACAGC
This is a stretch of genomic DNA from Marvinbryantia formatexigens DSM 14469. It encodes these proteins:
- a CDS encoding HD domain-containing protein, with the translated sequence MNAEAIFLKYTDRYDRSNGKIELKILHTLEVAKVMDRLTKKLHLDGETCEMAHICAVFHDIGRFEQVRRYDTFLDHLSVDHAELGCEVLKQEGFLAELPEAKQQMILTAIRNHNRYQIEPGLDGHTEFLCRLIRDADKCDIFRVFACENMVDTMGETEEQVAGETITDAVYNSILRHECVKKEERKTGLDKWVSFLGFFYDMNFAESLEILTEEKYYRAPFDRTCFVDAETKKRVEIILEETEKYIRERINSAGI
- a CDS encoding DMT family transporter; translation: MLNNMRKREEWLQKTWVVWAGALLCCALWGSAFPCIKIGYKLFEIEASDTAGQILFAGCRFTLAGIFSILLGSIPEKRILRPTKDAAGPILVLSMLQTVIQYLFFYIGLAHTSGVKASIIEAVNVFVAILIASILFRQEKLTIRKMAGCVIGFAGVILINLSGLNLEMSFQGEGFILLSTVAYAFSSVFLKRFSVKHNPVMLSGYQFVIGGALMIAAGILAGGEIRTISLQGAGMLLYLAMLSAVAYSLWGILLKYNPVSKVTVFGFMNPVFGVILSALLLGEREQAAGWVSVISLVLVCVGIYVVNSGKRE
- a CDS encoding nucleoside recognition domain-containing protein, whose protein sequence is MEQNTGTFRHGENTYKVADLPGTYSLAANSEEEIGYMVRISYVFDGTMRHLGLHGKAVMPFLVSFGCNIASATGVRVLDTWDQRMAAAFKRAIRIVIVVFVIMWALSYTADGKLSRSVLYRIGRMIEPSVESPDSVSAGESLAAVAYHVGCLLF
- the yaaA gene encoding peroxide stress protein YaaA gives rise to the protein MKIIISPAKKMRVDTDTLEGHTLPEFIKETTEIMHWLQKLTYDEAKKLWGCNDGIAGLNYERLREMDLERNLTPAILSYEGIQYQYMAPTVFSDGELDYIQENLRILSGFYGVLKPMDGVVPYRLEMQAKATVNGTESLYDFWAERLYRAVLDESRIIINLASREYAKIIERYLQPEDRFLTCIFGEMQNGRVVQKGTIAKMARGEMVRYMAENRVENPEQMKAFCGLGYCFSPELSTTEVYTFLKSADKEAGSNQGGKNK
- a CDS encoding MGMT family protein produces the protein MNFYERLHIVCNQIPYGTVATYGQLALLCGKPKNSRQVGYALRMGLAGEVPAHRIVNSKGLLSGAGYFEAPDTQKKLLEMEGVEAERTESGYKVDLKRFVWKTTEDEAEAFYYLFREDSASAE
- a CDS encoding sulfite exporter TauE/SafE family protein, which encodes MELLTTIIVTFFAGMGAGLGTGFAGMSAAAVISPMLITFLGMDSYMAVGIALSSDVLASAVSAYTYGKNKNLDIKNGLIMMVSVLIFTVVGSYVASLVPPATMGNFSVFMTLLLGIKFIVKPVMTTKEAMQNVSARKRAVQSIICGILIGFICGFIGAGGGMMMLLILTTVLGYELKTAVGTSVFIMTFTALTGAVSHFTIGGAPDWTVWILCVVFTLLWARIAAVFANKAEPKTLNRATGIVLVILGAVILLFPG
- the carB gene encoding carbamoyl-phosphate synthase large subunit, which translates into the protein MPKRTDIHKVLIIGSGPIVIGQACEFDYSGTQACKALKKLGYEIVLVNSNPATIMTDPETADVTYIEPLNVERLEQIIQKERPDALLPNLGGQSGLNLCAELYKAGILDKYGVKVIGVQVDAIERGEDRIEFKKAMNALGIEMARSEVAYSVEEALAIADNLGYPVVLRPAYTMGGAGGGLVYNREELKTVCARGLQASLVGQVLVEESIIGWEELELEVVRDADNNMITVCFIENIDPMGVHTGDSFCSAPMLTISEECQKRLQEQAYKIVESVQVIGGTNVQFAHDPVSDRIIVIEINPRTSRSSALASKATGFPIALVSAMLAAGLTLKDIPCGKYGTLDKYVPDGDYVVIKFARWAFEKFKGVEDKLGTQMRAVGEVMSIGKTYKEAFQKAIRSLETGRYGLGHVKNFDQLSKDELLKLLITPSSERHFIMYEALRKGATTEEIYELTKVKAYFIDQMRELVEEEEQILTYKGSMLPDELLITAKKDGFSDKYLSQLLEVPEEDIRSRRISLGAEEAWEGVHVSGTQDSAYYYSTYNAPDKNPVNEDKPKIMILGGGPNRIGQGIEFDYCCVHAALALKKLGFETIIVNCNPETVSTDYDTSDKLYFEPLTLEDVLSIYKKEKPLGVIAQFGGQTPLNLAADLEKNGVKILGTSPSVIDLAEDRDQFREMMEKLEIPMPESGMAVNVEEALSIAKQIGYPVMVRPSYVLGGRGMEVVYDDESMTEYMKAAVGVTPDRPILIDRFLNHATECEADAISDGTHAFVPAVMEHIELAGVHSGDSACIIPSVHISAENVETIKEYTRKIAEEMHVKGLMNMQYAIEKGKVYVLEANPRASRTVPLVSKVCNIRMVPIATDIITSELTGRPSPVPSLKEQEIPNYGVKEAVFPFNMFQEVDPILGPEMRSTGEVLGLSRSYGEAFYKAQEAAQQKLPLEGTVLISVNRKDKAEVVEVARMFADNGFTIVATGTTCDLITEAGIPATKVKKLYEGRPNVLDMITNGKIDLIINSPVGKDSVHDDSYLRKAAIKAKIPYMTTIAAAKATASGIHYLKTHKSSEVKSLQELHSEIHDKA
- a CDS encoding methylglyoxal synthase; translated protein: MDNEYITFTIGKKKRIALIAHDGKKMELIEWCQKNKSILQNHFLCGTGTTARMISEYTDLPVKGYNSGPLGGDQQIGAKIVEGNIDFVIFFSDPLEAQPHDPDVKALLRIAQVYDIPIANNRATADFMITSKFMDEEYEHQVINFRQKVIDRANTL
- a CDS encoding sugar kinase, with the protein product MQHHNPLLRDNDSENKFITIGEIMLRLTPPNYEKIRMASSFEASYGGSEANIALALANLGVDSTFFSVVPNNSLGKSAIRMLRSNDVHCTPVILSTPEQTPTHRLGSYYLETGYGIRASKVIYDRKNSAITEFDFDTIDLAELLDGFTWLHLSGITPALAPNCRKLIMDCLKVAKEKGITVSFDGNFRSKLWTWEEARDYCTECLPYIDVLLGIEPYHLWRDENDHSKGDVKDGVPLQPSYEQQDEIFQKFIESYPNLKCIARHVRYAHSGSENSLKAFMWYEGHTFESKLFTFNILDRVGGGDAFASGLIYAMMHDYKPMDMVNFAVASSAIKHTIRGDANITDDVSTIRNLMNMNYDIKR
- the truA gene encoding tRNA pseudouridine(38-40) synthase TruA; the protein is MKQNFKLTVTYDGTRYHGWEAKPGIEMTIQGKLEAVLTKMLAFPDDVPVQSLIAPAASVVSCNPGAADGMPGCPVPVKVIGAGRTDAGVHAREMTANVHLDTAMLPGDIRDYLNRYLPEDICVREVCIVSDRFHSRYNATGKTYRYTCFTGPLKPVFDRKYVYVLDKTPDIAAMKKAAGYLCGTHDFASFCGNPKMKKSTVRTIDSIEITQNNSYLYFMYHGNGFLQHMVRILTGTLLETGYGRRSPESMPELLAARKRALAGFLAPAQGLCLMKVDYGS